A genomic stretch from Deltaproteobacteria bacterium includes:
- the msrP gene encoding protein-methionine-sulfoxide reductase catalytic subunit MsrP yields the protein MRNSRFGICSNEITPEPVYRRRRDLLKEMGLAVAALAAGLPAIARGVTPLASVKKGGPFSTSESPTSYKDITTYNNFYEFGTGKGDPAENAHRLKITPWSVRIDGEVHKPGTYTLEDILKPHDLEERIYRFRCVEAWSMVIPWIGFPLGNLIKQLEPTSNAKFVSFETKLAPEEMPGQKRSILEWPYREGLRMDEAMHPLTILAVGLYGKTLPNQNGAPIRLVVPWKYGFKSIKSIVRISFTERQPYTSWSAMTPGEYGFYSNVNPDVDHPRWSQGTERRIGEFLRRKTQPFNGYAEQVANLYRGMDLRKYY from the coding sequence ATGAGAAACAGCCGCTTTGGTATCTGTTCCAATGAAATCACCCCGGAACCGGTCTACCGCCGGAGACGCGATCTGCTGAAGGAAATGGGGCTTGCGGTGGCGGCCCTGGCAGCGGGGCTTCCGGCAATCGCCAGAGGAGTGACGCCGCTGGCCAGCGTGAAAAAGGGAGGTCCGTTCAGCACAAGCGAATCGCCTACCTCCTACAAGGACATCACCACCTACAACAACTTCTACGAGTTCGGCACTGGAAAAGGCGATCCGGCCGAAAATGCCCACCGGCTGAAAATCACTCCGTGGTCGGTCCGGATTGACGGGGAGGTGCACAAGCCCGGAACCTATACGCTGGAAGATATCCTGAAACCCCACGACCTTGAGGAACGCATCTACCGGTTCCGGTGCGTCGAAGCCTGGTCCATGGTTATCCCGTGGATTGGTTTCCCTCTGGGCAATCTCATCAAGCAGCTCGAACCCACTTCAAACGCCAAATTCGTTTCGTTCGAAACCAAACTCGCGCCCGAGGAGATGCCGGGCCAGAAACGCAGTATCCTCGAATGGCCCTACCGCGAGGGCCTTCGCATGGACGAGGCCATGCACCCGCTGACGATCCTGGCCGTCGGACTTTACGGGAAAACCCTGCCGAACCAGAATGGCGCGCCCATCCGTCTCGTCGTTCCGTGGAAATACGGGTTCAAGAGCATCAAGTCCATCGTCCGTATCAGCTTCACCGAAAGGCAGCCCTATACCAGCTGGTCGGCCATGACCCCCGGCGAATATGGCTTCTATTCCAACGTGAACCCCGATGTGGACCACCCGCGCTGGAGCCAGGGAACAGAGCGCCGGATCGGCGAATTTCTCCGACGCAAGACGCAACCGTTCAATGGCTATGCCGAACAGGTGGCGAACCTTTACCGCGGCATGGACCTGCGGAAATACTACTGA
- a CDS encoding sulfoxide reductase heme-binding subunit YedZ has translation MLLNVSAPSPAFQNRLRWFIHAGSLAPLIWTAAGAFAGSLGANPIETITHRTGQCALIWLLLSLAVTPARRFLDLPWLMRLRKSIGLWAFAYAALHFSTYVVLDHFFDMDRIVKDIVKRPFVTAGTAALVLLVPLAVTSTAKWMQRLGKQWSRLHRLTYPAALLGVVHYWWLVKADIRGPLVYAAALALLLGLRMLPHKNA, from the coding sequence ATACTACTGAACGTGTCCGCCCCTTCTCCCGCGTTCCAGAACCGGCTCCGCTGGTTTATTCATGCTGGCTCGCTTGCCCCACTCATATGGACCGCCGCCGGCGCATTTGCCGGTTCGCTCGGCGCGAACCCCATTGAAACCATCACCCACCGGACCGGACAGTGCGCGCTCATTTGGCTCCTCCTGTCGCTGGCCGTGACACCAGCACGCCGGTTCCTCGACTTGCCGTGGCTGATGCGACTCAGGAAGTCTATCGGGCTGTGGGCCTTCGCATACGCTGCCCTGCACTTTTCCACCTACGTGGTGCTTGATCACTTCTTCGACATGGACCGGATAGTGAAGGATATCGTGAAGCGTCCATTTGTTACCGCAGGCACGGCAGCTCTTGTGCTGTTGGTACCGCTCGCCGTCACCTCAACCGCCAAGTGGATGCAACGCCTGGGGAAACAGTGGTCCCGGCTGCACCGGCTCACCTACCCGGCCGCGCTGCTCGGGGTCGTGCACTACTGGTGGCTGGTGAAGGCGGATATCCGCGGGCCGCTTGTCTATGCAGCGGCTCTGGCCCTGCTGCTCGGCCTCCGCATGCTGCCGCACAAGAACGCCTGA
- a CDS encoding beta-lactamase family protein, giving the protein MIHGHLHPDFWRVGQTLEKMLKDFPGGAAVCVYHGKEKVVDIWGGVMDDKGTPWHADTMAVSFSTTKGVASTALHICADRGLIDYDTPVSRYWPEFSQKGKQDITVRHVLTHQAGLFGIRRLIDRAENMLDWEHMVEKLAAAETQMKPGRGSAYHALTYGWLVGELVRRVSGKTMPEFLKSEIADPLKLDGLYIGVPEEELLRVSRLVSAMKSATPKPKGKRGKKKGPDLRRQILGRIPQVVRMAQALAPRGVGKFDFSSPEAVKASIPGANGVFTARSLAKLYATLANGGEFDGVRLLSEDTISKISQIQVRGTDKVVPLDMQWRLGYHMAGTTKGIPRGAFGHYGFGGSGAFAHPKRKLAAALILNGGVGTNLLADLRMPQMGGAVLESALKREGQQ; this is encoded by the coding sequence ATGATTCACGGACACCTGCATCCGGACTTCTGGCGCGTCGGACAGACGCTTGAGAAGATGCTGAAGGATTTTCCGGGCGGCGCGGCTGTCTGTGTCTATCACGGCAAGGAAAAGGTCGTGGACATCTGGGGTGGCGTCATGGACGACAAGGGGACTCCCTGGCACGCCGATACGATGGCGGTCTCGTTCTCGACGACCAAGGGAGTCGCCTCGACCGCGCTGCACATCTGTGCGGACCGGGGGCTGATCGACTACGACACGCCGGTTTCAAGGTACTGGCCGGAGTTCTCGCAGAAAGGGAAGCAGGACATTACGGTCCGTCATGTGCTTACACACCAGGCCGGCCTGTTCGGCATCCGGCGGCTTATCGACCGGGCCGAAAACATGCTCGACTGGGAGCATATGGTCGAGAAACTCGCTGCCGCCGAAACCCAGATGAAGCCGGGGCGGGGCAGCGCCTACCATGCGCTCACCTATGGATGGCTGGTAGGGGAACTGGTCAGGCGCGTTTCGGGCAAGACGATGCCGGAGTTCCTGAAATCCGAGATCGCCGATCCGCTCAAGCTCGATGGACTCTATATCGGCGTGCCGGAAGAAGAGTTGCTGCGAGTGTCCCGGCTCGTGTCGGCCATGAAATCCGCCACGCCGAAGCCCAAGGGGAAGCGCGGAAAGAAAAAAGGCCCCGATCTGCGGCGCCAGATACTGGGCCGGATACCACAGGTCGTCCGGATGGCGCAGGCGCTGGCTCCAAGGGGCGTCGGCAAGTTCGACTTCTCTTCGCCCGAGGCGGTAAAGGCGTCGATCCCCGGCGCGAACGGCGTGTTCACCGCCCGGTCGCTGGCAAAACTGTACGCCACGCTCGCCAACGGCGGGGAGTTCGATGGTGTGCGCCTGCTCTCGGAGGACACCATCAGCAAGATTTCGCAGATTCAGGTTCGCGGGACCGACAAGGTGGTGCCGCTCGACATGCAGTGGCGGCTTGGATACCACATGGCCGGAACGACCAAGGGGATTCCTCGCGGGGCGTTCGGGCATTATGGATTTGGCGGATCGGGCGCGTTTGCCCATCCGAAACGGAAACTCGCCGCCGCGCTGATCCTGAATGGCGGCGTCGGGACGAACCTGCTGGCCGACCTCCGGATGCCGCAGATGGGGGGCGCTGTGCTGGAAAGTGCCCTCAAGCGGGAAGGCCAGCAATAG
- a CDS encoding beta-lactamase family protein, with amino-acid sequence MIQGQLHPDFWRVGETLGKILKQFPGGAAVCVYHEGEKVADIWGGTMDVQGTPWREDTMSVSFSTTKGIASTALHVCADRGLIDYDAPIAKYWPEFAQNGKHEITVRHALTHQAGLFGIRRLIEHADHMLDWDHMVDKLATAGTQIKPGAGSAYHALTYGWIIGELVRRVSGKTIGEFLQSEVAGPLKLDGLYIGVPEKELPRVARLVDTMGTMKKVVPDTRPGVKRDGGPPIQHRLIESVPVFRRILHALAARGVAHYDFSAPEIVRAQIPAANGVFTARSLARLYAAMANGGHLEGGRILSDQTIGKISRIQLRGRDRVIPLDMQWRLGYHAAFTTKGTLSDGFGHFGFGGSGGFMCPRRRLSVGMVVNGGVGSNLLGDLRIGRIGGAAVESVKARGQSVRENQDRLGALRQSA; translated from the coding sequence ATGATTCAGGGACAGTTGCACCCGGACTTCTGGCGGGTGGGTGAAACCCTTGGCAAGATTCTGAAGCAGTTTCCGGGCGGTGCGGCCGTCTGTGTTTACCATGAAGGCGAGAAAGTTGCCGACATCTGGGGCGGAACGATGGACGTGCAGGGAACGCCCTGGCGGGAGGACACGATGTCCGTGTCGTTCTCCACGACGAAGGGGATTGCCTCGACGGCGCTCCACGTCTGCGCCGACCGGGGGCTCATCGACTACGATGCTCCCATAGCGAAATACTGGCCCGAGTTCGCCCAGAACGGAAAGCATGAAATCACCGTCCGCCACGCGCTGACCCATCAGGCAGGGCTGTTCGGCATCCGTCGTTTGATTGAGCATGCGGACCACATGCTCGATTGGGACCACATGGTCGATAAGCTGGCGACCGCCGGTACCCAGATCAAGCCGGGTGCGGGGAGCGCCTATCACGCACTCACTTACGGGTGGATCATCGGCGAACTGGTGCGCCGGGTATCGGGGAAGACGATCGGCGAATTTCTCCAGTCAGAGGTGGCCGGACCCCTGAAGCTCGACGGCCTTTATATCGGAGTCCCCGAGAAAGAACTGCCGCGGGTTGCCCGGCTGGTGGATACGATGGGCACCATGAAGAAGGTGGTGCCCGACACCCGGCCCGGCGTGAAGCGCGATGGCGGCCCACCGATCCAGCACCGGCTGATCGAAAGCGTGCCGGTGTTCAGGCGGATACTTCATGCGCTGGCTGCCCGGGGGGTTGCCCACTACGACTTTTCCGCACCCGAGATCGTCCGCGCCCAGATCCCGGCGGCGAACGGCGTGTTCACCGCCCGGTCGCTGGCCCGTCTTTATGCGGCGATGGCCAATGGGGGACATCTGGAAGGCGGCCGGATCCTGTCGGACCAGACAATCGGCAAGATCAGCCGTATCCAGCTTCGCGGCAGGGACCGGGTGATCCCGCTCGACATGCAGTGGCGGCTCGGATACCACGCGGCTTTCACGACGAAGGGCACCCTGAGCGACGGTTTTGGCCACTTTGGTTTCGGGGGGTCGGGCGGATTCATGTGCCCGCGGCGCCGGCTGTCGGTCGGCATGGTCGTAAACGGCGGCGTGGGGTCGAACCTGCTGGGCGACCTGCGGATCGGCCGGATTGGCGGCGCGGCAGTAGAGAGCGTGAAGGCACGCGGCCAGTCCGTGCGCGAGAATCAGGACCGGCTGGGCGCCTTGAGGCAGTCCGCCTGA
- a CDS encoding crotonase/enoyl-CoA hydratase family protein, translating to MPNTIQTDLSERIFTITLHRPERMNAFTLEMADELIAAFDEADANDDVRAVIVTGSGKAFCAGADLGMGGNSFNSAGRDTLETHRDSGGRVTLRIFESRKPVIGAINGAAVGVGATMTLPMDVRLASRDARFGFVFARRGLVPEACSSWFLPRIAGIAQAMEWVATGRVFPAQEALDGKLVSRLYDAPDLIPAARMLARECADNTSAVSIAVSRQLLWRMMGASHPMEAHRIDSKCIFHMGQTADVAEGVTSFLQKRPPNFPLKVSRDMPPFYPWWKDEPFRP from the coding sequence ATGCCCAATACGATCCAGACCGACCTGTCGGAACGCATTTTCACGATCACGCTTCACCGCCCCGAACGGATGAATGCCTTTACGCTTGAGATGGCCGATGAACTGATCGCCGCCTTCGACGAGGCAGATGCCAACGATGACGTTCGCGCCGTGATCGTCACCGGCAGCGGCAAGGCATTTTGCGCGGGGGCCGATCTCGGGATGGGCGGAAACTCCTTCAATTCCGCAGGCCGGGACACGCTGGAGACGCATCGTGACTCGGGAGGGCGAGTTACCTTGAGGATTTTCGAATCGAGAAAGCCCGTCATCGGCGCCATCAACGGTGCGGCGGTGGGCGTCGGCGCAACCATGACACTCCCGATGGACGTCCGGCTCGCCAGCCGCGACGCCAGATTCGGCTTTGTCTTTGCCCGCCGCGGCCTAGTGCCCGAGGCGTGCAGTTCATGGTTTCTCCCCCGCATCGCGGGCATCGCGCAGGCCATGGAGTGGGTAGCCACCGGGCGCGTATTCCCTGCACAGGAAGCGCTCGATGGAAAGCTCGTGTCGCGCCTTTATGACGCTCCCGACCTCATCCCGGCCGCAAGGATGCTGGCCAGGGAGTGCGCCGACAATACCAGTGCCGTTTCCATCGCCGTTTCCCGCCAGCTCCTGTGGCGGATGATGGGTGCCAGTCACCCGATGGAAGCGCACCGGATCGATTCGAAGTGTATTTTCCATATGGGCCAGACCGCCGATGTCGCCGAAGGCGTCACCAGTTTCCTCCAGAAACGCCCGCCGAACTTCCCCCTCAAGGTGTCCAGGGATATGCCGCCCTTTTACCCGTGGTGGAAGGATGAGCCATTCCGGCCATAA
- the rsgA gene encoding ribosome small subunit-dependent GTPase A — MTAGKSQLEPLGWGPFFANAVPPAGVRFDRPARITGVEKGYWFADSGEGEPHLATLTGKFRETAVTQDALPAVGDWIGMDIHPGGANIVWLFPRRTMLIRKAAGRDSAPQLLAANVDTALVVTSMDDDFSPARLERYLAVIREGGVRPVILLSKADRCDDPAPFEKAAKEAARNVPVHLISAKTGSGLDDVAVYLTPASTTVLIGSSGVGKSTLMNRLAGSYIAATREVRESDHKGRHTTTSRNLYKLPSGALIIDTPGMRELALWESASGLKETFEDIERLASGCRFTDCTHDTEPGCAVKAAIESGALDRRRLESWHKLRREAARSGPDAKQKAKQREKQISKRIRQFYRDRDQRDEE; from the coding sequence ATGACTGCCGGAAAATCACAACTCGAACCACTCGGATGGGGGCCGTTTTTCGCAAACGCGGTTCCACCCGCAGGTGTCCGCTTCGACCGGCCCGCCCGGATCACCGGTGTCGAAAAAGGCTACTGGTTCGCCGATTCCGGCGAAGGCGAGCCACACCTTGCCACACTGACTGGAAAATTCCGCGAAACTGCCGTGACTCAAGATGCCCTTCCCGCCGTCGGCGACTGGATCGGCATGGACATTCATCCCGGTGGCGCGAACATTGTCTGGCTTTTCCCGCGACGCACCATGCTCATCCGGAAAGCAGCCGGCAGGGATTCAGCTCCCCAGCTTCTCGCCGCCAACGTGGACACGGCCCTTGTCGTCACCTCGATGGATGATGATTTCAGCCCGGCGCGTCTGGAGCGCTATCTCGCCGTCATCCGTGAAGGCGGTGTCCGGCCGGTCATTCTCCTGAGCAAGGCAGATCGGTGCGATGACCCTGCACCTTTTGAAAAGGCTGCGAAGGAAGCTGCCAGGAACGTGCCGGTACATCTCATCAGTGCGAAAACCGGCTCAGGCCTGGATGACGTGGCAGTGTATCTCACACCCGCCAGCACTACCGTGCTGATTGGTTCGTCCGGTGTCGGCAAATCGACGCTGATGAACAGACTGGCTGGCTCATACATTGCAGCCACCCGCGAAGTGCGCGAGAGCGACCACAAGGGCCGTCACACCACCACCTCACGCAATCTGTACAAACTTCCTTCGGGTGCGCTCATCATCGATACACCCGGCATGCGTGAGCTTGCATTGTGGGAATCAGCCAGCGGGTTGAAGGAAACCTTCGAGGATATCGAACGGCTCGCCTCCGGATGCCGTTTCACTGACTGCACCCATGATACCGAGCCCGGCTGCGCCGTGAAGGCCGCCATCGAGAGCGGGGCACTGGACCGGCGGCGCCTCGAAAGCTGGCACAAGCTCCGGCGCGAGGCCGCCCGTTCCGGTCCGGACGCGAAACAGAAGGCGAAGCAACGTGAAAAGCAGATATCGAAACGGATCAGGCAATTCTACAGGGACCGGGACCAGCGTGACGAGGAGTAG
- a CDS encoding M67 family metallopeptidase, which produces MTLHLGTIPVREMRTHAEQAYPHECCGALVGKRNETVATIIRAVPMQNLDTERAHDRFTLDPRELMQVERAADRDGLELIGFYHSHPDHPARPSQTDLAFAGPWPGLSWIIMSVQKGTMADIRSWVVTPGGDRFEEEPVEAPK; this is translated from the coding sequence ATGACGCTCCACCTCGGCACCATTCCGGTCCGCGAGATGCGCACGCATGCGGAACAGGCCTATCCCCATGAGTGCTGCGGCGCACTCGTCGGGAAACGGAATGAAACAGTGGCAACGATCATACGCGCCGTTCCAATGCAGAACCTGGATACCGAGCGCGCCCACGACCGGTTCACGCTTGACCCCAGGGAACTGATGCAGGTCGAGCGGGCCGCCGACCGGGACGGCCTCGAATTGATCGGTTTCTACCACTCCCACCCGGACCACCCCGCCCGCCCCAGCCAGACCGATCTCGCTTTCGCCGGGCCCTGGCCGGGGTTAAGCTGGATCATCATGAGCGTCCAGAAGGGCACGATGGCCGATATCCGAAGCTGGGTAGTGACTCCCGGCGGAGACCGTTTTGAGGAAGAACCGGTGGAGGCCCCGAAGTGA
- a CDS encoding ThiF family adenylyltransferase, producing MLPRPLHDTAETALPLAGLEKRLAEKSVLLVGAGGLGSPAAMLLAASGVGRLGIVDSDVVDRSNLQRQILHKDWLVGRPKVESARQMLTRLRPDLTVDTHNLWLNASNIGGIINAYDVVIEGSDNFATKFLVNDACVIAEKPFVIAGILRFHGQLMTVLPHRSGCYRCLFEAPPPPGEVPGCSEAGVLGVVAGLMGALQATEAVKLLLGMGQPLAGRLLTWDALRASFREVPVPRNPNCAVCGESPTIREPRDSELHCEVLAARMGETAT from the coding sequence ATGTTGCCGCGTCCCCTCCACGATACCGCTGAAACGGCCCTGCCGCTGGCCGGTCTCGAAAAGCGGCTCGCGGAGAAGTCGGTTTTGCTGGTCGGCGCGGGTGGCCTCGGGAGCCCGGCTGCGATGCTGCTCGCCGCTTCCGGTGTGGGCCGCCTCGGCATCGTGGACAGCGATGTGGTGGACCGCTCAAACCTTCAGCGGCAGATACTCCATAAGGACTGGCTGGTAGGACGGCCCAAGGTGGAGTCGGCCCGGCAGATGCTCACCCGGCTCCGCCCTGACCTCACGGTGGACACCCACAACCTCTGGCTCAACGCCTCGAACATCGGCGGGATTATCAATGCCTACGATGTGGTCATCGAGGGGTCGGACAACTTCGCCACCAAGTTTCTCGTGAACGACGCCTGTGTCATCGCGGAAAAGCCGTTCGTCATCGCCGGTATCCTGCGCTTTCACGGCCAGCTCATGACCGTCCTGCCGCACCGGTCGGGGTGCTACCGCTGCCTGTTCGAGGCACCGCCACCTCCCGGCGAAGTGCCCGGCTGCTCGGAGGCCGGAGTCTTGGGCGTCGTGGCTGGCCTGATGGGCGCACTGCAGGCGACCGAGGCGGTGAAGCTGCTGCTCGGCATGGGTCAGCCGCTCGCCGGAAGGCTCCTTACCTGGGATGCCCTCCGGGCGAGCTTCCGCGAGGTCCCGGTTCCACGCAACCCAAACTGCGCCGTCTGCGGCGAGAGCCCCACGATCAGGGAACCCCGCGATTCCGAACTTCACTGCGAAGTCCTGGCGGCGCGGATGGGAGAAACAGCGACGTGA